The following are encoded in a window of Kitasatospora sp. NBC_01250 genomic DNA:
- a CDS encoding MDR family MFS transporter: MPVSPSTPSTPSARSTPVAAPSAVAAESAVGPRRIRLTMLGIMLAMLLAMLDNAIVGTAMPTIVGDLGGLAHISWVVTAYALATAVSTPVWGKFGDLFGRKRVFLSAIVVFLLGSVLAGAATSMTALISFRAVQGLGAGGIGATAFALVGALVPPRERGRYQGMTASVMAIGTVGGPLLGGFVTGHLGWRWAFYLNLPLGLLALVWCAVLLRLPAGRAKARIDWPGIVLLTATIGSIVLAASWAGTTYAWGSWQILSLGAVGVLGLVLFVGRQRRAAEPVLPLRIFADRNVRLVCVMVFAAGAVMFGATLYLPLFQQSVQGASATNSGLLLLPMMVPIALVSNVAGKVMSRTGRYRIFPILGAGFLALSTALLATMGTATPRAVTGLYLALAGIGLGFLMQMTTTIAQNSVEPRDLGVVSAATQLFRTVGGSLGVALFGALFTHATAGVTGAAEGAAGANPGSGTLAQLPAAARAAYLHAVATGTQRVFMLAAAFCAVALVAALLVKEVPLRGKPAGPAAAGPEPVALKAR, encoded by the coding sequence ATGCCCGTTTCCCCCTCGACACCCTCAACGCCCTCGGCACGCTCGACCCCCGTGGCCGCCCCCTCGGCCGTGGCAGCCGAATCGGCTGTCGGCCCCAGGCGCATCCGGCTCACCATGCTCGGCATCATGCTGGCCATGCTGCTGGCGATGCTCGACAACGCCATCGTGGGCACCGCGATGCCGACGATCGTCGGCGACCTGGGCGGACTCGCGCACATCTCCTGGGTGGTGACCGCCTATGCGCTGGCCACAGCCGTCTCCACGCCGGTCTGGGGCAAGTTCGGCGACCTCTTCGGCCGCAAGCGGGTCTTCCTCAGCGCCATCGTGGTCTTCCTGCTCGGCTCGGTGCTGGCCGGCGCCGCCACCTCGATGACCGCGCTGATCAGCTTCCGGGCCGTGCAGGGCTTGGGTGCCGGCGGTATCGGCGCGACGGCGTTCGCGCTGGTCGGCGCGCTGGTGCCGCCGCGCGAGAGGGGCCGCTACCAGGGGATGACTGCCTCCGTGATGGCGATCGGTACCGTCGGCGGGCCGCTGCTCGGCGGCTTCGTCACCGGTCATCTGGGGTGGCGCTGGGCCTTCTACCTCAACCTTCCGCTCGGCCTGCTCGCCCTCGTCTGGTGCGCGGTGCTGCTGAGGCTGCCCGCCGGACGCGCCAAGGCACGGATCGACTGGCCCGGCATCGTCCTGCTGACCGCCACCATCGGCTCGATCGTGCTGGCCGCGAGCTGGGCCGGTACCACCTACGCCTGGGGTTCCTGGCAGATCCTGTCGCTCGGTGCCGTGGGCGTGCTGGGCTTGGTGCTCTTCGTCGGCCGACAGCGGCGGGCGGCCGAGCCGGTGCTGCCGCTGCGGATCTTCGCGGACCGCAACGTCAGGCTGGTCTGCGTGATGGTCTTCGCGGCCGGCGCGGTGATGTTCGGCGCCACGCTCTACCTGCCGTTGTTCCAGCAGAGCGTGCAGGGGGCCTCGGCCACCAACTCGGGCCTGCTGCTGTTGCCGATGATGGTTCCGATCGCGCTGGTCTCCAATGTCGCCGGCAAGGTGATGTCCCGCACCGGCCGGTACCGGATCTTCCCCATCCTCGGTGCGGGCTTCCTGGCCCTGAGCACCGCGCTGCTCGCCACCATGGGCACCGCCACCCCGCGCGCTGTCACCGGCCTCTACCTGGCGCTGGCCGGCATCGGTCTCGGCTTCCTGATGCAGATGACCACGACCATCGCGCAGAACAGCGTCGAGCCGCGTGACCTGGGCGTGGTCTCGGCGGCCACCCAGCTCTTCCGCACCGTCGGCGGCTCGCTCGGCGTGGCGCTCTTCGGTGCGCTGTTCACCCACGCCACCGCCGGGGTCACCGGCGCCGCCGAAGGCGCGGCGGGTGCGAACCCCGGCAGCGGCACTCTGGCCCAGCTGCCGGCCGCCGCCAGGGCCGCCTACCTGCACGCGGTCGCCACCGGCACCCAGCGGGTCTTCATGCTCGCCGCCGCGTTCTGCGCCGTCGCCCTGGTGGCCGCGCTGCTGGTCAAGGAAGTCCCGCTGCGCGGCAAGCCGGCCGGGCCGGCCGCCGCGGGGCCCGAACCCGTTGCGCTGAAGGCTCGTTGA
- a CDS encoding TetR/AcrR family transcriptional regulator: MTDTTTGTLGRRERKKAATRQALADAALRLFLERGYDQVSVREIADAADVSTTTLFAHFPGKEALVFDQDSEIEDALVAAVRDRAPGQSIPAALRDRLLEHEGPSEADPAQAAFLQLVRSTPALDEYSRRMWLRHEQALAHAIAEAVGAPEDDLPSAALARFALQSRNLADGPDGRRAGIECAFELLEHGWHATHGDR; this comes from the coding sequence ATGACCGACACGACCACGGGCACCCTGGGCCGCCGGGAGCGCAAGAAGGCCGCCACCCGCCAGGCGCTGGCCGACGCGGCCCTGCGACTCTTCCTCGAACGCGGCTACGACCAGGTAAGCGTGCGGGAGATCGCGGACGCCGCCGACGTCTCCACCACCACCCTCTTCGCGCACTTCCCCGGCAAGGAGGCGCTGGTCTTCGACCAGGACTCCGAGATCGAGGACGCGCTGGTCGCGGCCGTCCGCGACCGGGCCCCCGGCCAGTCGATCCCGGCCGCCCTCCGCGACCGACTACTGGAGCACGAGGGCCCCAGCGAGGCGGATCCCGCCCAGGCCGCCTTCCTGCAGCTGGTGCGCAGCACCCCTGCGCTGGACGAGTACAGCCGCCGGATGTGGCTGCGCCACGAGCAGGCCCTGGCCCACGCGATCGCCGAGGCGGTCGGCGCCCCCGAGGACGACCTGCCCAGCGCCGCCCTGGCCCGCTTCGCCCTGCAGAGCAGGAACCTCGCCGACGGCCCGGACGGGCGCCGGGCCGGCATCGAGTGCGCCTTCGAGCTGCTGGAGCACGGCTGGCACGCGACCCACGGCGACAGGTGA
- a CDS encoding chitinase gives MSRRVRIEALSALLVLSAALLSAAPARAVGDETEGARAAFPAHFTAPYVGLWDPPDSLAAAGAAAGLRYFTLGFVIGDGGCHVVYDGMSAGALPDWLAAVSRLRAAGGDVIVSFGGGGRELAPDCATVDALKAAYRSVVDTFALTRIDFDVEGDTLDDRQANDRRNEALAELRQEYAAAGHDLAVQYTLPVNPWGLSPDALDLLRSAQAHHLDVDVVNIMTMNYGDELDMGAAATAAAAGLHSQLAQIWPEKSADRLWAMEGNTPMIGLNGGGKEVFSTGDAGRLAAFAAEQGIRLLSFWSLGRDKACAVEGTRSETCSGTAQSPYAFSRILGSANG, from the coding sequence TTGTCCCGTCGTGTCCGTATCGAGGCGCTGTCCGCGCTGCTCGTGCTGAGTGCCGCCCTGCTGTCGGCCGCACCGGCGCGGGCCGTCGGCGACGAGACGGAAGGCGCCCGCGCGGCCTTCCCCGCCCACTTCACCGCGCCCTACGTGGGCCTGTGGGATCCGCCCGACAGCCTCGCGGCGGCCGGAGCGGCAGCCGGTCTGCGGTACTTCACCCTCGGGTTCGTGATCGGGGACGGCGGCTGCCATGTCGTCTACGACGGCATGTCCGCCGGGGCGCTGCCGGACTGGCTAGCGGCGGTGTCACGGCTGCGGGCCGCGGGCGGCGACGTGATCGTCTCGTTCGGCGGCGGCGGACGTGAACTCGCCCCCGACTGCGCGACGGTGGACGCGTTGAAGGCCGCCTACCGGAGCGTGGTGGACACCTTTGCGCTGACCCGGATCGACTTCGACGTCGAGGGCGACACGCTGGACGACCGGCAGGCCAACGACCGTCGCAACGAAGCCCTCGCCGAGCTCCGGCAGGAGTACGCCGCCGCCGGGCACGACCTCGCCGTGCAGTACACGCTGCCGGTCAACCCCTGGGGCCTGTCGCCCGATGCGCTGGACCTGCTGCGCAGCGCCCAGGCGCACCACCTCGACGTGGACGTGGTCAACATCATGACGATGAACTACGGGGACGAGCTCGACATGGGCGCCGCCGCGACCGCCGCGGCGGCCGGTCTGCACAGCCAACTCGCCCAGATCTGGCCGGAGAAGAGCGCCGACCGGCTCTGGGCGATGGAGGGCAACACCCCGATGATCGGGCTCAACGGCGGCGGCAAGGAGGTCTTCTCCACCGGCGACGCCGGCCGGTTGGCAGCGTTCGCCGCGGAGCAGGGGATCCGGCTGCTCTCCTTCTGGTCGCTCGGCCGGGACAAGGCGTGCGCGGTGGAGGGCACCCGGTCCGAGACGTGCAGCGGGACTGCGCAGAGTCCATATGCGTTCTCGCGCATCCTGGGATCTGCGAACGGATGA
- a CDS encoding N-acetylmuramoyl-L-alanine amidase produces the protein MPKRPAAAPRLTAPQPTTRRSAPPGPARRLRWPALLVAVATAGGAGLAGPARAAGDAGDPAAPGGLARQFAAAATEFGVPQSVLLALAYQESRWESHRGQPSTTGNYGVFGLTDVDVAAENAARATGNAAAGTAPVGAVLGDTARGQSGRGEDRPGGDRPGHPQARPAAPARPPVTDSPALHTLDAAAALIHRPAAQLRADTAQNIRGGAALLARYQQAGGGSTHSTDPGRWYGAVARYGEGGLTGQDATAGRVFADRVFATVRAGAARTTSEGQRITLPARPDLAVDRPSAATPRDAAEQVECPSDLGCDYTPAAYALTDPKDPTSYGNYNPANRPADGQAIRYIVIHDTESDYAGAIASFQNPNEQATAHYLVRSSDGHVTQLVHTKDIAWHAGNKTINMHSVGIEHEGFALPDDRPTWYSEQLYQSSAKLVRYLAARFGVPLDREHIIGHDDVPGPTQADIAGMHWDPGTFWDWAHYLELLGAPIPPGTDAPPQPGDTVTIAPAFDSTNEPPVSGVAARPENFVYLRTGPSTDSPLINNGGTRADDWSDKAVTGATYAVADEQGDWTSIWYDGQKCWFANPGGHAARTNRRAAPKLSPYASVFDELADWAALVGPATPADATDSDEASAGPVLLTPRSGLASIPVYGRAYPEAAAYAPYPAIKAPAVVPVSATIAAGQEYLAAESTPQPGQYFYDENINGDAPNDRTLVVGKDTYYPIRFNHRLAFLNSADVRVVR, from the coding sequence ATGCCCAAACGACCGGCCGCCGCCCCGCGGCTCACCGCGCCCCAGCCGACCACCCGCCGCTCCGCGCCGCCCGGCCCCGCGCGCCGCCTGCGCTGGCCGGCGCTGCTGGTCGCCGTGGCGACCGCCGGCGGGGCCGGGCTGGCAGGCCCCGCGCGGGCGGCGGGCGATGCGGGCGACCCGGCCGCGCCGGGCGGGCTGGCCCGGCAGTTCGCCGCCGCGGCCACGGAGTTCGGGGTGCCGCAGAGCGTGCTGCTGGCGCTGGCGTACCAGGAGAGCCGCTGGGAGTCGCACCGGGGACAGCCGAGCACCACGGGCAACTACGGCGTCTTCGGTCTGACCGACGTCGACGTCGCTGCCGAGAACGCCGCGCGGGCGACCGGCAACGCGGCGGCCGGCACCGCGCCGGTCGGAGCGGTGCTGGGCGACACGGCGCGGGGGCAGAGCGGGCGCGGCGAGGACCGGCCCGGCGGGGACCGGCCCGGCCATCCGCAGGCGCGGCCCGCCGCCCCCGCCCGGCCCCCGGTCACCGACTCCCCGGCGCTGCACACGCTGGACGCCGCCGCGGCACTGATCCACCGCCCGGCAGCGCAACTGCGCGCCGACACCGCGCAGAACATCCGCGGTGGCGCGGCCCTGCTGGCGCGCTACCAGCAGGCGGGCGGCGGCAGCACCCACAGCACGGACCCGGGCCGGTGGTACGGCGCGGTGGCCCGCTACGGCGAGGGCGGCCTGACGGGCCAGGACGCCACGGCGGGCCGGGTCTTCGCCGACCGGGTCTTCGCGACCGTGCGCGCCGGGGCCGCCCGGACCACCTCCGAGGGGCAGCGCATCACCCTGCCCGCGCGCCCGGACCTTGCGGTCGACCGCCCGTCGGCCGCCACCCCGCGGGACGCGGCCGAGCAGGTCGAGTGCCCGAGCGACCTCGGCTGCGACTACACCCCGGCCGCGTACGCGCTGACCGACCCCAAGGACCCCACCTCGTACGGGAACTACAACCCGGCCAACCGGCCCGCCGACGGTCAGGCGATCCGCTACATCGTCATCCACGACACCGAGAGCGACTACGCCGGGGCGATCGCGTCCTTCCAGAACCCGAACGAGCAGGCCACCGCGCACTACCTGGTGCGCTCCTCGGACGGCCACGTCACGCAGCTGGTGCACACCAAGGACATCGCCTGGCACGCGGGCAACAAGACCATCAACATGCACAGTGTCGGGATCGAGCACGAGGGCTTCGCACTGCCGGACGACCGGCCCACCTGGTACTCCGAGCAGCTCTACCAGTCCTCCGCGAAGCTGGTGCGCTACCTCGCCGCCCGGTTCGGCGTCCCGCTCGACCGCGAGCACATCATCGGGCATGACGACGTGCCCGGCCCCACGCAGGCCGACATCGCCGGCATGCACTGGGATCCGGGCACCTTCTGGGACTGGGCGCACTACCTCGAACTGCTGGGCGCGCCGATCCCGCCCGGCACCGACGCCCCGCCGCAGCCCGGTGACACGGTCACCATCGCCCCGGCCTTCGACAGCACCAACGAGCCGCCGGTCTCGGGCGTCGCGGCCCGGCCGGAGAACTTCGTCTACCTGCGCACCGGGCCGAGCACCGACTCGCCGCTGATCAACAACGGCGGGACCAGGGCCGACGACTGGAGCGACAAGGCGGTGACCGGCGCGACCTACGCGGTCGCCGACGAGCAGGGGGACTGGACGTCGATCTGGTACGACGGGCAGAAGTGCTGGTTCGCCAACCCGGGCGGGCACGCCGCTCGGACCAACCGGCGTGCGGCGCCCAAGCTTTCGCCCTACGCGTCGGTCTTCGACGAGTTGGCCGACTGGGCCGCACTGGTCGGGCCGGCCACGCCGGCCGATGCGACCGACTCCGACGAGGCGTCCGCCGGGCCGGTGCTGCTGACGCCGCGCTCGGGACTCGCCTCGATCCCGGTCTACGGCCGCGCCTACCCGGAGGCCGCCGCCTACGCGCCCTACCCGGCCATCAAGGCACCCGCGGTGGTGCCGGTCAGCGCGACCATCGCAGCGGGGCAGGAGTACCTGGCGGCCGAGAGCACGCCGCAACCGGGGCAGTACTTCTACGACGAGAACATCAACGGCGACGCCCCCAATGACCGCACGCTGGTGGTCGGCAAGGACACCTACTACCCGATCCGTTTCAACCACCGGCTGGCGTTCCTGAACTCCGCCGACGTGCGGGTCGTCCGTTAG
- a CDS encoding GPP34 family phosphoprotein, with amino-acid sequence MNLPDTLAGRLRLLAFQPDSGRPAGYLDLDFALHAAALTDLLLRGLLVDRIGLAERRGAVSARLAPELQGILCGSALAQRQSARWDVLIERPAGTTAIGRAIDERLREGGFVRFAEDRGAGRFPALRPFLCDEAAREQLAGAVEAALAGPIDDVQPWQAALVVLAAECGIRTALSCARRRAERARLTELRALVPSPVLLALRRVVRERRKRD; translated from the coding sequence TTGAACCTGCCCGACACCCTCGCCGGCCGGCTGCGGCTGCTGGCCTTCCAGCCCGATTCGGGACGGCCCGCCGGCTATCTCGACCTGGACTTCGCCCTGCACGCGGCGGCGCTGACCGATCTGCTGCTGCGGGGCCTGCTGGTGGACCGGATCGGCCTGGCTGAGCGGCGCGGCGCGGTGTCCGCCCGGCTCGCCCCGGAGCTGCAGGGCATCCTGTGCGGGAGCGCGCTGGCGCAGCGGCAGTCCGCCCGGTGGGACGTCCTGATCGAGCGCCCCGCGGGCACCACGGCGATCGGCCGGGCGATCGACGAGCGGCTGCGGGAGGGCGGCTTCGTGCGGTTCGCCGAGGACCGCGGCGCGGGTCGCTTCCCCGCGCTGCGGCCGTTCCTGTGCGACGAGGCGGCGCGGGAGCAGCTGGCCGGCGCGGTCGAGGCGGCGCTCGCCGGGCCGATCGACGACGTCCAGCCGTGGCAGGCCGCCCTGGTGGTGCTGGCCGCGGAGTGCGGGATCCGCACCGCGCTGAGCTGCGCGCGGCGCCGGGCCGAGCGGGCCCGGCTGACCGAGCTGCGGGCGCTGGTCCCCAGTCCGGTCCTGCTCGCGCTGCGCCGCGTGGTGCGGGAGCGCAGAAAGCGCGACTGA
- a CDS encoding TetR/AcrR family transcriptional regulator translates to MDTAAPSSSGRRSRLTPERAGELFTAVLELVKESGYEAMTMDAVAARTRSSKATLYRQWNGKPQLVAAALRHHKPGNTNDIDAGSLRGDLHELARRTEESAPDTELLAAVSHAILRNPELGEALREHIIEPERASLAAVLDRAERRGEIRPDASAREFLMHMLVGILPARKIVEDRFVDAEFMIRYIDSVILPALRHS, encoded by the coding sequence ATGGACACCGCAGCCCCGTCGTCATCCGGCCGCCGGAGCAGACTGACCCCCGAGCGTGCGGGCGAGCTGTTCACCGCCGTGCTGGAGCTGGTCAAGGAGTCCGGCTACGAGGCCATGACGATGGACGCCGTGGCCGCCCGGACCCGCAGCAGCAAGGCCACCCTCTACCGCCAGTGGAACGGCAAGCCGCAGTTGGTCGCGGCGGCCCTGCGGCACCACAAGCCCGGCAACACCAACGACATCGACGCCGGCAGCCTGCGCGGCGACCTGCACGAGCTGGCCCGCCGCACCGAGGAGAGCGCGCCCGACACCGAGCTGCTCGCCGCCGTCAGCCACGCCATCCTGCGCAACCCCGAACTCGGCGAGGCGCTGCGCGAGCACATCATCGAACCCGAGCGGGCCTCACTCGCGGCCGTCCTGGACCGCGCCGAGCGGCGCGGCGAGATCCGGCCCGACGCGTCGGCGCGCGAGTTCCTGATGCACATGCTGGTCGGCATCCTGCCCGCCCGCAAGATCGTCGAAGACCGTTTCGTGGATGCCGAGTTCATGATCCGCTACATCGACTCCGTCATCCTGCCGGCCCTCCGGCACAGCTGA
- a CDS encoding DHA2 family efflux MFS transporter permease subunit: protein MSRTTVGAPVDLTPATQAPAPRRWWILAVIGLAQLMVVLDATIVNIALPSAQHDLGFSDANRQWIVTAYSLAFGSLLLLGGRLADLFGRKIVFLIGVAGFAASSALAGAAGNFEVLVTGRALQGLFGALLAPAALSLLNTTFTDAKERAKAFGVYGAIAGAGGGLGLLLGGLLTEHLSWRWTLYVNLVFAAIAFAGGLILLRRGAPAHRPKLDLPGTLLVSGGLFALVYGFSNAESHHWSSPQTWGFLLAGGLLLAVFTWWQTRAAHPLLPLRVLLDRNRGASFLAVAISGAGMFGVFLFLTYYLQASLHYSPVSTGLAFLPMIGALMVSAQLSTSLLIPRLGPKPVVPLGMGMAAAGMAWLTGLGLGSSYPAHILPPLLVAGFGLGLVMPPAMSLATDRISAEDAGVASAAVNTMQQIGGSIGTALLNTLAASAATNYLAGKQPSPANAAQAALHSYATAYWWSAGFFAAGLVLTALLYRRGRTQQDPNAPKAVHM, encoded by the coding sequence ATGTCCCGGACCACCGTCGGCGCACCCGTCGACCTCACGCCCGCCACCCAGGCGCCCGCGCCCAGGCGTTGGTGGATCCTGGCCGTGATCGGCCTCGCCCAGCTGATGGTCGTGCTCGACGCGACCATCGTGAACATCGCCCTGCCCTCGGCCCAGCACGACCTCGGCTTCAGCGACGCCAACCGGCAGTGGATCGTCACCGCCTACTCGCTCGCCTTCGGCAGCCTGCTGCTGCTCGGCGGCCGACTGGCCGACCTCTTCGGTCGCAAGATCGTCTTCCTGATCGGCGTGGCCGGGTTCGCCGCCTCCTCCGCGCTGGCCGGAGCCGCCGGCAACTTCGAGGTGCTGGTCACCGGGCGCGCCCTGCAGGGTCTGTTCGGCGCACTGCTGGCACCCGCCGCGCTCTCGCTGCTCAACACCACCTTCACCGACGCCAAGGAGCGGGCCAAGGCCTTCGGCGTGTACGGCGCGATCGCCGGCGCAGGCGGCGGGCTCGGCCTGCTGCTGGGCGGCCTGCTCACCGAGCACCTGAGCTGGCGCTGGACGCTCTACGTCAACCTGGTCTTCGCCGCCATCGCCTTCGCCGGCGGCCTGATCCTGCTGCGCCGCGGCGCCCCCGCGCACCGCCCCAAGCTCGACCTGCCCGGCACCCTGCTGGTCTCGGGCGGCCTGTTCGCGCTGGTCTACGGCTTCTCCAACGCCGAGAGCCACCACTGGTCCTCGCCGCAGACCTGGGGCTTCCTGCTCGCCGGCGGCCTGCTGCTGGCCGTCTTCACCTGGTGGCAGACCCGCGCCGCGCACCCGCTGCTGCCGCTGCGCGTGCTGCTCGACCGCAACCGCGGCGCCTCGTTCCTCGCCGTGGCGATCTCCGGCGCGGGCATGTTCGGCGTCTTCCTCTTCCTGACCTACTACCTGCAGGCCAGCCTGCACTACTCCCCCGTCAGCACCGGCCTCGCCTTCCTGCCGATGATCGGCGCGCTGATGGTCAGCGCACAGCTGTCCACCAGCCTGCTGATCCCGCGCCTGGGCCCCAAGCCCGTCGTGCCGCTCGGCATGGGCATGGCCGCCGCCGGCATGGCCTGGCTGACCGGACTGGGCCTGGGCAGCAGCTACCCCGCGCACATCCTGCCGCCGCTGCTGGTCGCCGGCTTCGGCCTGGGCCTGGTGATGCCGCCGGCGATGAGCCTGGCCACCGACCGGATCTCCGCCGAGGACGCCGGGGTCGCCTCTGCCGCCGTCAACACCATGCAGCAGATCGGCGGTTCGATCGGCACCGCTCTGCTCAACACGCTGGCCGCCAGCGCCGCCACCAACTACCTGGCCGGCAAGCAGCCCTCCCCGGCCAACGCGGCCCAGGCCGCGCTGCACAGCTACGCCACCGCCTACTGGTGGTCGGCCGGCTTCTTCGCCGCCGGCCTGGTGCTCACCGCGCTGCTCTACCGCCGCGGCCGTACCCAGCAGGACCCGAACGCGCCGAAGGCCGTGCACATGTAG
- a CDS encoding serine hydrolase domain-containing protein — translation MEHSGWADQRFAAVADVFAENFAEFGELGAAVTVFVGGRKVVELWGGVADQRSGRAWEQDTVVPVFSCAKGVVSLCAHLLAQDGQLDLDAPIARYWPEFARHGKEAITARMVLGHRAGLPVLDQKLSFEEVVRWTPVVRAIEEQQPLWEPGTAYEYHGHVFGFLLGEVIRRITGLTPGAWFRKAVADDLGLRTWIGLPQEELARLARLVEAEGRPAMPDPESLIMRMVTMNGALAVPGLEEPHGFNDPALLRAEFPGAGAVSSASGLAGLYAAAATGIDGSARLLSEQTVTEAVRELSAGASWSGFPDVGVRWGSGFLLDGPRFRPMLGARSFGNDGMGGQFAFGDDEFGVGFGYVANRMIGHGDARANRLVTAVRECLGA, via the coding sequence GTGGAGCACAGCGGGTGGGCCGACCAGCGATTCGCCGCGGTCGCGGACGTCTTCGCCGAGAACTTCGCCGAGTTCGGTGAACTCGGCGCAGCCGTCACGGTGTTCGTGGGCGGCCGCAAGGTGGTGGAGCTGTGGGGCGGTGTCGCGGACCAGCGCAGCGGCCGGGCCTGGGAGCAGGACACCGTGGTCCCGGTCTTCTCCTGCGCCAAGGGCGTCGTCAGCCTCTGCGCCCACCTGCTCGCGCAGGACGGGCAGTTGGACCTGGATGCCCCGATCGCCCGCTACTGGCCGGAGTTCGCGCGGCACGGCAAGGAGGCGATCACCGCGCGGATGGTGCTCGGCCACCGGGCCGGCCTGCCGGTCCTGGACCAGAAGCTGAGCTTCGAGGAGGTCGTCCGCTGGACGCCGGTGGTCCGTGCGATCGAGGAGCAGCAGCCGCTCTGGGAGCCCGGTACGGCCTACGAGTACCACGGGCACGTCTTCGGCTTCCTGCTCGGCGAGGTGATCCGCCGGATCACCGGGCTCACCCCGGGCGCGTGGTTCCGCAAGGCCGTCGCCGACGATCTGGGCCTGCGCACCTGGATTGGCCTGCCGCAGGAGGAACTCGCGCGGCTGGCCCGCCTGGTGGAGGCCGAAGGGCGCCCGGCGATGCCGGACCCCGAGTCGCTGATCATGCGGATGGTGACGATGAACGGCGCGCTCGCCGTGCCCGGCCTCGAGGAGCCGCATGGCTTCAACGACCCGGCGCTGCTGCGCGCCGAGTTCCCGGGTGCCGGCGCGGTCTCCTCGGCGAGCGGCCTGGCCGGGCTGTACGCCGCGGCGGCCACCGGGATCGACGGCTCGGCGCGGCTGCTCAGCGAGCAGACCGTCACGGAGGCGGTGCGGGAGCTGTCGGCGGGGGCCTCCTGGTCAGGCTTCCCGGACGTCGGCGTCCGCTGGGGCTCGGGCTTCCTGCTCGACGGCCCGCGGTTCCGTCCGATGCTCGGTGCGCGCAGCTTCGGCAACGACGGCATGGGCGGCCAGTTCGCCTTCGGGGACGACGAGTTCGGGGTGGGCTTCGGCTACGTCGCCAACCGGATGATCGGCCACGGCGATGCGCGCGCCAACCGCCTGGTCACCGCGGTCCGGGAGTGCCTGGGCGCCTGA
- a CDS encoding alpha/beta fold hydrolase, whose product MPNEVRARRNRPGRVSRVALGAAVALAATVSVAGFAPASAADRGAVTLPAGGILTAPTRIAHTAAGDVGYREVGTGSPILLVAGHNATMDTWSPAFVDALAAHHRVVVFDNAGVGATAPVSPPTSISAMADQTGALISTLRLHRPTVLGWSMGGMIAQALAVRHPAQVGRLVLAATQAGTGASLPIPPAAAAAADSPDPAVVLSVLFPPDQLAAARAYGAGLLQYPNRYAVSAPTRAAQDTAIAQWMAGQDRAGRDLHRIHVPTLVADGTLDALDPTANSHLLHDGLRDAELLLYPDAGHAFLFQDTAAFVPAVEAFLHHGR is encoded by the coding sequence ATGCCAAACGAGGTACGAGCGCGGCGCAACCGACCGGGCCGGGTCTCGCGGGTCGCGCTGGGCGCGGCCGTCGCGCTGGCGGCGACGGTGTCCGTGGCCGGTTTCGCGCCCGCCTCGGCAGCCGACCGCGGCGCGGTGACGCTGCCCGCCGGCGGCATCCTGACCGCACCGACCCGGATCGCCCACACCGCGGCCGGGGACGTCGGCTACCGCGAGGTCGGCACCGGCAGCCCGATCCTGCTGGTCGCCGGCCACAACGCGACCATGGACACCTGGTCGCCCGCCTTCGTGGACGCACTGGCCGCCCACCACCGGGTCGTCGTCTTCGACAACGCGGGGGTCGGCGCCACCGCCCCGGTCTCCCCGCCGACCAGCATCTCGGCGATGGCCGACCAGACCGGCGCCCTGATCAGCACCCTCCGGCTGCACCGCCCGACGGTGCTCGGCTGGTCGATGGGCGGCATGATCGCCCAAGCGCTCGCCGTGCGCCACCCCGCCCAGGTTGGCCGGCTCGTGCTGGCCGCCACCCAGGCCGGCACCGGGGCCTCGCTGCCCATCCCCCCGGCAGCCGCGGCCGCGGCGGACAGCCCCGACCCGGCCGTGGTGCTCTCGGTGCTCTTCCCGCCGGACCAGCTCGCCGCGGCCCGGGCCTACGGCGCCGGCCTCCTGCAGTACCCCAACCGCTACGCGGTCTCCGCCCCCACCAGGGCCGCCCAGGACACGGCCATCGCCCAGTGGATGGCCGGCCAGGACCGGGCAGGCCGCGACCTGCACCGGATCCACGTGCCCACCCTGGTCGCCGACGGCACCCTGGACGCCCTCGACCCCACCGCCAACAGCCACCTGCTGCACGACGGCCTGCGCGACGCCGAGTTGCTCCTCTACCCGGACGCGGGCCACGCCTTCCTCTTCCAGGACACGGCCGCCTTCGTCCCCGCCGTCGAGGCGTTCCTCCACCACGGTCGCTAG